In Panicum virgatum strain AP13 chromosome 5K, P.virgatum_v5, whole genome shotgun sequence, the genomic window CTATACGagtcaaccattcccctccccgcctcgaactacaggaccgccccaccagcgtatagtctgccgagctcaacgagagaccaccaaaagtaaatacatgcatcccgaTGTAGCGAAAatagcctctcatgccatatttcaatataatgttttggtgattgatatagacaacacaacacttggactaatataattgttaagataatcattctcagttttttaggttcaagtgatgacaaagagaagataggcgtaacAAGGCCCGAaaggccgcccctacggtggttccaaaggacaagaatcgaagagaccgtgaagaaatccaagtcaaaaagatcaaaacagagacaatttactatcaccgattaaaccgacgataggaaaattgtactcaccggtgcaatgggctcagTGGAGACCAAGTCAGCAGAgtgcaccagttgaaccgacgacgGAAAAAatgaaggcgtcggtgcaatggacccagaggctgaggctagggtttagcaccggttaaaccgacgatgctcAAAtttgagcgtcggtgcaattgtccagagactccatttttcgggggtttctgagcttgcactcaccggttaaaccgacggtgatttcaagagcgtcggtcgattgatcaagtaACCGTTGAAAGACTGTAACGGCTAGAAGAAGGGAAagtacactcaccggttgaaccggtgttgaCAAAActagagcgtcggtttaaccggcgttaagaaattttgtcagcctttcccaACGGCTATTTTGGGGTGTgttggctatatatacccccaaggctaGGTCATTTGAAGTtgctggagactaaggaacCATAggacacttgaagaacacctccaaccaccatagagcttcattgtacatcatataggcttaagcacacttgtgagagtgcttagtgcttgtctaggcttagttcttgagagaactagcttgagtgaaagtcttgctgtggcaagcatcttgtgtactcgtcgtgtgaccctccgacttggtgtggagtggcaacgacactttgtgcggggaaggagacccctcttggtgagaagctctgatagtgaagacggtgccgtgggtgacgcttcgagatagatgGTGgcagtggccttgtcttggtgacttggggtcacttagcctttgcttgccgggagccttggtggcgaacgcaagacggtgatcaagcggagagactcggcatcacacttgttcgtgttggacaagtggccgtggacgtagggagggacttagTGTCCTAatcgaaccacgttaaatcgtgtgtcttggtgtcgtcacgggagtttgcatattctctcccttacctctttacttaccgtattacgtttccgcatttactctatcttgcatgtctttactttcctagttagtttgattaggattggctataggttgcaagtcttttaggggtaagtagagagtagcatagataaacattagtcataactagcatgtgtaggacgtgttagatttatcttatgcaaatagattgagccctaggatagaaagcgattagcgaccctattcaccccctccccctctagggtcggacaccccggtgatccttacacccgattctccgcgactactcgactcgccctaaggggtggaaaggagtcatgtactttcgaagtgaggcagtactcggcttaccggtttcgactacctcctactcccggcatgtggttagtacagttcaaacatgatcagcagggccaacaacggctcggtccttaaccgacacaggcggaactacacctctcccgcccggtctcagattctattcATTCTTTCATTCCAAGACTTTCATCCCAAGATGAATAACTCATATATGAAAACATAAAACTATCATATATCTCGCTAGTAACaaaaaattactcgacttctaccgaaccttatctagcatagcatttctatcgtcatatacatactagtataactcaagtaaacctagggttcatgcaactagggcttcaaataattcctaaacgtaatgcacaagtaataaatacatagataggtgtcataatttaaattaataggatgtgcaccggggcttgccttgtagCTGTTGCTCAGAACTGGGGTCatacgggccttgggccgggttctcacgcctcttCTCCTGGGCTTGatccggctgctcctgcggtgccgctACCACCTCATACACGACGTCCTCAACggcggatgctacacgaatgcatatgaaataattgaGGGCAGCTCAACGATGTAACTACTTTACTTCAATTGGAATGCCCTGCGGACTATCCGCACCcaagtggcggactgtccgcagtacaaCTCTGCAGACCCGCCAGAACCAACAGCCTCTCTGgataaatttcaaatctatacggcggaccgtccgctccaaaATAGCGGAttgtccgcagtttaacttccCAAAACCACCAGAGCCAACGacgcctctggacaaattttaaactctactgcggaccgtccggccctccttggcggaccatccgcagttTTACTCTGTCAAACCACAAGAGACGACAATGTCTCTGGACAAAACTCTagactctacggcggactgtccgctctccagtagcggactgtccgctctccagtagcagaccgtccgcagttctaCCCTTCTAAACCCCActagagacaacatcgtctctggacaaattcgAGCTctatggcggactgtccgctctccaatagcggaccgtccgcagtaaaATTCTGCgaaaccaccagagacaacatcgtctctggataACTTCTAACCTTACATGCGGACTGTTCATATCTTTTAACACCGCGCGACAGGCGACAGcaagcgcggcggtggcggcggccgttctCCAGCACCGGCGGCACAcaacggaaggggaaaaaggccggGGAGTACAAataactcaccacgaatccattcccgggTTGGGTTCAggcggaggacgaccggagaggcggatcgacggtggagcaaagctcaagaggctccaatggtgaccggtGGTGGTTTGGGCGATTCCGGCTGGGGAGAAGCCGGGCTGGGGGTTGggaaaggtggaggaggtgctggggaACAGGCGCGAAGCCAGCCGCAAATGTCACCGGGGGTCTTCATGTTTATGCAACGGGGTCTTCTATTAGTATTCACTGTAGAGTTCTATAGAATTCTAAATTTTTATCGGGGTCTTGTGACCCCAATGCTAATGGGTAGCTTCGCCACTGCTGGGGAAGGTGCTCGCACGAGGAATCGAGGTATGGTgcccggaggagggagatcgaagaAAGGGGGCGACGGTGAAGCGAGCGGGCGAGCTCCGCTCGTCTCTGGTCAACGTGAGGAGGGAAGAGGAGGATATGACAGGCGGGTCCTATATTCAAATAAATATATCTGGGTATtggctggcggaccgtccgtcgcTCCCTAGAGCTCCGCTGGTCTCTGGTCGACGTGAGGAGGGAAGAGGAGGATATGACAGGCGGGTTCTACATCCAGATAAATATATTTGGGTGTTGCCtgacggaccgtccgccgctccatagcggactgtccgcgaggctAGATGTTACAGGGCTCCCGTCCCGGACGTTCTTGAAGAAGCTCACGTCGAACACGCCGGGGCTGTCCTTGTCCAGCGCCACCCGCCGCCCCGGGTCGCCGCCGGGCGGGCACAACGCCCGGAGCTGCGGCAGGAACGCCTGGCTGATGGTCGGGTCCGCGTTGCCCGTCGCCGTGAAGTTGAACAGACGGTAGCTGAAGAACTGGCAGTCCGTCTGCCCGATAGTGTGGGCGCCTGATCAGAATAGATTCACGCAGGGTGATCGACGGTGATGGGCATCAGTTCTACACGCATCATCGTTCATTGCTGGATTGCAGCATGTGTCTAGAGTCTAGTAGACACGAGATCATGGTCTGACAGGCCCTGGTCAGCAAACTTCTGTCTCTGAACAGATACAGGATCGGCAGGAGAAGGCAAGGCATTAGCACCAGAAGCTAGTGAAATTCTGCCGTCCCTTCTCCCCAGTGGCACTGACCAGCTTGGTCCACCAGTCTTGCATTTGAGTACCCCAACCCCCAAAAATGGCAGAAGAACAATCCAATCATCAGGCTCTCATTGAAATGTAGAAACTTGGGTCAAGATACTTGACTTTAAAATAGAAAGActtttttgacaaaattaaaataGAAGGTTAGTCGGTGTACTAATATGGACTAACCAGATCAACAGTATCACGTGCGGCGAGAGCCAGTATATCAGCGCAGGACACCACCCCAGGGCACACGGCTTCCAGCTGAGATTTAGCGTCATCTATCACCTCAAACCCCCTCAGACCAAAATTCTGCGGCGCACTCCTTTCGGAGGACGCTCCAGAGATCAAGACCGATGCATCGCACCCCTGCAAAAGTAATCACAAGTAACAATTGTCAGACAAGAAGAACCGAAGAATCCCCAAAACCCAGAAGCAGTAGCAGCCTGAGTAACTGTCAGATAGAGCTAACCTGAACGAAGCAGTCGTGGAAATGGAGTCTGAGCAGGGCTGGGGCGATGGTGGCATCCTTGACGTAGTACTGCTCGACAGTCGACCTCACGATATCCTCGGCGTCAGGACAGTAGGAGTCGTAGAATCCGATCTGCAGCCCTTGGCTATGAACAAAGGAACTTCTCAGCAGAATCAGAGCAGTGAACAGAAAGAGAAGAGCCGCCATTTCTGATGCTGCCATGGTCAGCTCTCTGAACCTCTGATCAGTGCGATTTATCGGTCAGGAACAATTCTGATTGTGGCAGTCCTTTGTGATCTGATAGCTCGTTATATAGCGTCATTGAGCTTGTGCTACTCCCTATCATCCATTTACTATAGCCATTTGGTGATCGTAGTGGAGTAGCTAGTGGATCGTGCACTACTGAAAGATGTGGTTTACAGGTAGTATGCAGAGTTGCAGACCTGCATATTTTATGGCCCCCTCTTATCGTCAAATCGTGCAAGAACTAACTGCATTGTCATCTTGTCAGGATCACAAGTTCAGTCGCTGAACCATGCGTGTGTTTAAATTTTCCAATTTAAATTCTGCCGAGTAGGACAGCGGTAGAAAATTCATCCCTGAATTTCCATTTTAGACTTAAATAAACACGTATACAAGGTCATGTGCTCTGTGATAACCTGGCAAAAGAGACCTGCTTGCAGATGCAGAGAGTTGAAACAGACGTAGTCACACAGAGAACTGAGAAAGAAAAGCCTACAACCCGTGAAGAACATGGGGAACTATAGCTGGTGGAAAGGTTTCTCACCAGTGGGCTTGGCATGCGTGTGCTTCCACCACAATTCTCGCTTCGCATTTTCGGCAGATAACAAATCCACAACGATGTTTTAGCACGTGGTTCTTGCAACAGCGGATAAACTACACCATAATTTTTGCTGGGTGTGCTTTGGCACCATTTTTTGGAACATTATTATGAATCTTAAAATAAATTAGATAATTAGTAGgggaatttttttataaatctaACAAGTATATCAGATCAAAGATTTGCACTCAACTATAGTATTAAATCCACAGTATTAGCCATTTGGGCACGGCGTGTATGTAAACCCCTCAAGTGGTTTGCCTTAAAAAAAGTGAACGCAGCATATTCTTGCAGATGCAGACAAGTGAAcccatttttttttttaaagacaAGCGAAcccatttttgttttcttgcgTGGTCAGTCAGGGGTGGACCCAGAGGCTGGCGACCCTAGGCACCCGCCCAGGCTTTCAATCAACATCACTGCGAAGAGAGAACTGCGTGCTTGAGTTTTTGCCCGGGCTCAGTCTCATCCCTGGATCGCCACGGTGCTTAGACCGTCCACAGCgataggaggaaatggaggagtaaatctactgtttgacactgtagatgtactatttggcactgtagacagagaggccatgtttggttagcacccgaagttttttttagaaaagacaaatatatgtatgaagtactaaacggaatttatttgtgaaatttttttacagataggtgtaatttttcgagacgaacctaataacCTAAGTGCTATCataattagctacagtgatactacagttaACACCCCTAATCATTCTTTTTTTGGCACGCccctaatcatcctctaatcatgcggtcaaagatctTATTAGCTACATCACATATTATAGTACCATAATTGTGGAggttgttttgtaattagacttcatttaatatctataattagtggtcaaatgggCAAAAAGTTTTCATAAAAACTTTTTCACCCCCTAACCAAACAAGACCTTAACTTTGGCACCACAGATAAACTCCAAGACCCTGGAGTGGCATCAAGACTGAGTAtacgtaggggtggtaatgggccataaTCCTAGTGGTTTTTTCACAGCCCAACAAGACCCTTAAATTATTTagatcaaaattatataagattagagttCGGCTCTTagatttttttagttcaaaaccTTGGGCCCTTTACCATCTCTAGTATACGTGCTTCACAGTAAAAAGACAAACAAATCAATTGATCATGATATAAATATTAAATAATGAGGGGGGGAGGTCCTTGTCAGTCCCCTACCTCCATCACTGGACCTACGTTACAGTAGCAATCAAGCATTGAACTCGCTCGTCCAGTAATGGAATACGTTTGGCCCGTATGGACAGGCTAATGAGGACAATGACCCCTTTAGCACAGCTTCACGGAGAGCTTCTAATGAAGCTGCGCCAAAATGGATTTTTTAGACCGGTTTCAGGCGTGAAACTATCCATGAAGTTGGTTTCAGCTTCCACCGGCGGTGCTATAAAACGTAGCTTTGGCTGGCTTCACCTCCACCTCGCtattaaatattttttaaaataatttcagctTCATCAGAAAAACTATTTCACAAATCGTTTTAGAAGAAGCCGAAACTATGTCCAAGGGAGCCGAAGTATTTCTATATATGATTCGTGCGGGACTCCGTGAGCTCTCGGGGCGTCCACGACAGTAAAAATTCCACAGTCCATTCGATGTATATCTGACGGTAAATATTGGTTCCCGTGGTAAAAACTGTAGCGCCGTTTACCACGTCGACACATTCACACAGAAGCAGGAGCTGCGCACTGCTTTTTCTCCGCGTTCACACCGTGCTCACGCTTGTTCTGGCATTTACAGCGGTGGCGTGAGTTCCTTCCACGAAGTTTCGTCTGCCAAGGCGGTCTCCAGTTTCCTCcctcccattctctctctccccaccgCTCTTCCCCGCGtcgcccccttcctcctccctgcccgcaccgcccgcccgcccccttcctcctctcccgcCGGTGTCCCCaacctcctccctctccggcgccgCTACTCGTTCagcccctcctccccgcgcccCTCCAccgcccctctccctccctcctcgcgcCGAGCTGCAGCGACGAGGCCTGGATCCAGGGCCCCTCGCCGGATCCATGGCGGGGCGGTGGAGGCCCGCGCGGTCGCGCGGTGGAGgcacgccatggccgcggcgccTTCCTCTctgcggaggagcaggggcccgccatggccgcagtGCGCGGccgtcctccctctccctccccctcccctctctctctccctgctcCCATCCTCGCTCGCTCCGCCGGCCTCCCttctccccgcgccgccgccggccgtggctccctccctccccgcgcggccgccggccctaGCTTCGCCCTTCCCGCCACCGACAAGGACAACCgaggtcggcgccggcgccgcgcgcgccgcgcgggccCTCATCCTcctttccccctcctcctcagCGCTCCTGCGCAGTGCGGCGCTCGCGCGACCTCCTCTCCCCACCGGTTCTCTCCTTCCCGCCGCTGCCCCATCCCCGTGCCACCGCCTCACCACGCGAGACGGTGGCGGGCAGCGACGTCGCCACCGGGCTGCGGTGTGGCGCCAACCGCGTGCCCGGGCAGTGTCCGGCACCGGCCGCTGCGCCACGCGAGCGGGCCCCGCTGGTGGCCGCCGGCGTTGCTGCCCCCCTCCCGGCGCTGCCTGCTCCCGTAGTACTGACGTGGACACCTCCAGAGCTCACGGAGCCGGCAGTCCCGACATTCCACCCCGGCGAAGCGAAGGCGGCTGCGACCAAGGcattgacggcggcggcaggtgggCGGCTCCCGACGGCTCAACAGCCAGGACGCTCATGGCCGTGACGACCATAGTTTGCCCGGCGCACAAGGAGGCGGTCGCTCTGTAGCGGTAAGTATCTTCGCTTCCGCAGCTTCCTTCTTCCCTGACACCTCTCTCTGCCTCATGTTTTTCCTCAGATCTAGCCAGCGCAGGCAGGTCGCgcccgccggtggcggcggcggagcaccggGCCGCGCACATAGGTGGGCGCTGCAGAGCACCGGCCCACGCACACCGCAGGTGGTTGCGGCTTTGGCTACTATTGGCATTCCTTCCGATCCTCCGAGCTCGCCTCCGTCGCCGACTTCTCGTCGCTGACCTCACCTTCAcccggccgccctcgccgcctcctcgctgACCCTCTCCGTCGTGTGGTCCACCTCTCTGCAGCTCTCCTCCGGCATCCCGCTCAAGCCGATTTGCCGGATCTCCGGCGGGCGCCGCCCTCCGCACCCTCTGCTCGTTGCTAACCGCTATCTGCTATGCTCCTCGATTAGGAGGGGCCAAACTGATCTATGGATTATTTGCTCCTCTCTCCAGGCCAGGGTGAGTTGATTATGCATATTTAGCATTCTTCTTCTTGCTGGGTGCTAACTCCTTTTCCGTTGCCACTCCTGTTTGATGGTGCAGCATGGTTAGCCTTCTGCGGAAGGAATCTTAAGGCTGCACCACTATATAGGTAATCCTTGAACATTTCTTTCATATTCCCTTTGTCTAACTTCAAAGTTTAGTTCACCTGTGTACTAAGATGTGTTATTGCTGTCAATTTTCAAGATTTGGTATTTGAATTGTAGTAGTTGTTAATTTGCTCCCTTTTGACTTCTTGATCTACCTTGCATATACAAGAAAGTGCTGAGAATGGATATGTGCTTGCCAAGCTACTTACAATTTTCAAAGGTTTTTCCCCCTGCTCTCATTTCTAGAGTGCCTTTACATGCACACAAGCGGCTTCAGGATGCTCTAATAGATTTGCAAGAGCTATTATTGACTGCCTAGTTGCAATTATTACACATATTTGATAAGATGTCAGGGCCAAGCCTCTTCAACTCCTTTACTTCTGAGTTCTATCCTTCACTTGTAAGAGGTTGCTTTCCAATGATTTTGCATTAGCAGCTATTGTTATTGAAAAATTATGTCTAGGGAGATGCCATCTTAGTAACACTGCATATTTACTTCGTCCTGAAATTAGGTTCTTGCTATCCCTGTGTTTCCCGTGTTATGCAAGGTTCAAATTTAATGCTACTTGAGATGATCTGATAGATCTGCATGTTTAGAACTGATTGGTACTCAAAATATTCATGACATCTGAATATTTAAATATCTATCTTATGTCCAAAAGTCTCAACATTAGATAGGGTGCCTCGTGTATGAACCTCCAATTGGATTGGACTGTGGGTAGCCACAGCTGATATATTTGCGGTCTCAACTATGGTCATGTGCTAAGAAAAACAGTGGACACATCATTTGATGTTGGAGATAAATTGATTATGATGAAAGAGAACATAAGCACCTAAGCAAGCAGGTTTTCCTACCTGCTCCATTGGATTCTTATTACTGATACACTGTTGTTGAATATCTCCAAGCTAATAAAGAATTGAACTGAAActtcaaaatgaaaaaaaaatggtaTTCGTATGTCTAAAAATAATCAAACAATCTGTTGCTATGTCCGCCTTATATCCATTCTGTAATATACTCACATATGCATGTCCTGTTTCCACTTTGTCTTAATGGAACTTTTTCCTGTATCTTATGTTCAACTTAAGTTAAAAGGATTCAGAACCTCAGTGAAAGTCTGGTTAACCTTCCATTATCAATGCAAGTGGGATTGAGTGGAGCTGCTTTGTAGGACCATTATTCCATAGAAATTTTGTTCTAGGCAAAATGATTAACCTTTTTAAGTCAGGGAACATGACATGGACTTTGACTGCTGAGGTTCCTACTGAAATATCACTGAATGA contains:
- the LOC120709434 gene encoding peroxidase 25-like — translated: MAASEMAALLFLFTALILLRSSFVHSQGLQIGFYDSYCPDAEDIVRSTVEQYYVKDATIAPALLRLHFHDCFVQGCDASVLISGASSERSAPQNFGLRGFEVIDDAKSQLEAVCPGVVSCADILALAARDTVDLTGGPSWSVPLGRRDGRISLASGANALPSPADPVSVQRQKFADQGLSDHDLVTDAHHRAHTIGQTDCQFFSYRLFNFTATGNADPTISQAFLPQLRALCPPGGDPGRRVALDKDSPGVFDVSFFKNVRDGSPVTSSLADSPLWSGGRSVRQHPNIFIWM